The following are encoded together in the Methanobrevibacter sp. genome:
- the thsA gene encoding thermosome subunit alpha, with protein MANQPVFILPEGTERYSKRDALRMNITAAKVLAGIVRTTLGPKGMDKMLVNSLGDVTVTNDGATIMREMEINQPAARMLVETAKKQEDIVGDGTTSVVVIAGELLSKAEELLDDGIATSVVVKGFRNATAKAVELLKDIAIDADDKDTLKKVAVTAMSGKGSDYAKEHLAELVVEAALRIEEDGKSEIDNINIQRVSGDSVEDSFLAEGIVIDKAPLSKNMPKDVKDAKIAIVKYPIELKDINTEAKIDITSPDQFEAFLNQEEQMIKDLVNKVLDSGANVLFCQKGIDDMAEHYLKKAGIMAYKRVKKSDIERISKATGAKLVTDIEDLSEEKLGVAGHVYLDKLFDHELTFIEECENPKASSIVLRGSTRYVTEQISRAIDDALGVVAATIEEGKVLIGGGACEIDLVKQLRDYGESVSGREQLAILKFAEALEVIPRTLIENAGLDTINLIADLKAAHEESKFIGINVFTGEVVDMKDAGVIEPLRVKIQALQSAGEACEMILRIDDMIAARNALNSTGPDESGNDASGMPPMPPAPGMGGGMPPMM; from the coding sequence ATGGCAAATCAACCAGTATTTATTCTTCCTGAGGGGACTGAAAGATATTCAAAAAGAGATGCTTTAAGAATGAATATCACAGCCGCTAAAGTATTAGCAGGCATTGTAAGAACTACTTTAGGCCCTAAAGGTATGGACAAAATGTTAGTTAACTCATTAGGCGACGTCACTGTCACCAATGATGGTGCGACTATCATGAGAGAAATGGAAATTAACCAACCTGCAGCTAGAATGCTTGTAGAAACCGCTAAAAAACAAGAGGACATTGTCGGTGATGGAACAACCTCTGTTGTTGTTATAGCAGGTGAATTATTAAGCAAAGCTGAAGAATTATTAGATGACGGTATTGCAACTTCTGTTGTTGTTAAAGGATTCAGAAATGCAACCGCAAAGGCTGTTGAACTTTTAAAAGACATCGCAATAGATGCAGATGATAAGGATACTCTTAAAAAAGTGGCTGTAACTGCAATGAGCGGTAAAGGTTCCGATTATGCAAAAGAACATTTGGCAGAATTAGTTGTGGAAGCGGCCTTAAGAATCGAGGAAGACGGAAAATCCGAAATTGACAACATCAATATACAAAGAGTTTCAGGCGATTCTGTTGAGGATTCATTTTTAGCAGAGGGTATTGTAATCGATAAAGCTCCTTTATCAAAAAACATGCCGAAAGATGTTAAAGATGCAAAGATTGCTATTGTCAAATATCCTATTGAATTGAAAGATATCAACACAGAAGCTAAGATTGACATTACCAGTCCTGATCAGTTTGAAGCTTTCTTAAACCAAGAAGAGCAAATGATTAAGGATTTGGTCAATAAGGTTCTTGATTCCGGCGCTAATGTATTATTCTGTCAAAAAGGTATTGATGATATGGCAGAACATTACCTGAAAAAGGCAGGGATCATGGCTTATAAAAGAGTTAAAAAATCAGACATTGAAAGAATTTCCAAAGCCACTGGAGCTAAGCTTGTAACTGATATCGAGGATTTATCTGAAGAGAAATTAGGTGTTGCAGGCCATGTATATCTTGATAAGTTATTTGACCATGAATTGACTTTCATTGAAGAATGTGAAAATCCGAAAGCCTCTTCCATTGTCTTAAGAGGCAGTACCCGTTATGTAACAGAACAAATCTCCAGAGCAATCGATGACGCTTTAGGCGTGGTTGCCGCAACCATTGAAGAAGGTAAAGTTCTCATTGGCGGAGGAGCTTGTGAAATTGATTTGGTCAAACAGTTAAGAGATTATGGTGAATCTGTAAGTGGAAGAGAGCAATTGGCAATTTTAAAATTCGCTGAAGCTTTAGAAGTTATTCCAAGAACCTTAATTGAAAATGCAGGTTTAGACACAATTAACCTGATTGCTGATTTAAAGGCAGCTCACGAAGAATCCAAATTCATAGGCATTAACGTATTCACTGGTGAAGTGGTTGATATGAAGGATGCTGGAGTTATTGAACCTTTAAGAGTTAAGATCCAAGCACTTCAATCAGCTGGCGAAGCATGTGAAATGATTTTACGTATTGATGATATGATTGCTGCAAGAAATGCATTGAATTCTACCGGACCTGATGAGTCTGGTAATGATGCAAGTGGTATGCCACCAATGCCACCAGCACCTGGTATGGGCGGCGGAATGCCTCCAATGATGTAA